In the Nerophis ophidion isolate RoL-2023_Sa linkage group LG01, RoL_Noph_v1.0, whole genome shotgun sequence genome, one interval contains:
- the si:dkey-190g11.3 gene encoding ATP synthase subunit C lysine N-methyltransferase isoform X1, producing MEDSIEVILQDYGNVFPTSRPHLVLSACTGTLLTGLYGVWSLFTMPGFRKVPSGLKVPYLPSNRDQTRNVMKLLEGRTGCLADLGSGDGRLVFAASSAGFKCTGFEINSILLAYARTKARWTGVPSSQANFVKKDFWKTDLSKYNNITAFLAPGAMEVLGDKLLKELPDGALVISCRFHFPYWPHQSTVGSGLDQTWAYDITAVRKAGLREVSNVVEDR from the exons ATGGAGGACTCCATCGAAGTGATCCTTCAGGACTACGGGAACGTCTTCCCCACAAGCAGACCTCACCTGGTGCTGTCAGCCTGCACAGGCACGCTACTCACGGGACTCTACGGAGTCTGGAGCCTCTTCACCATGCCCGGTTTCCGCAAAGTCCCATCAGGCTTGAAG GTTCCCTATTTGCCCTCCAATAGAGATCAGACACGGAACGTTATGAAGCTCCTTGAGGGTCGGACAGGTTGCTTAGCAGATCTGGGATCAGGAGATGGAAGGCTG GTGTTTGCCGCCTCATCTGCTGGCTTCAAGTGCACCGGGTTCGAGATCAACTCCATACTGCTAGCATATGCCCGGACAAAGGCCCGATGGACAGGAGTTCCTTCAAGCCAGGCAAATTTTGTTAAAAAAGATTTTTGGAAG actGATCTCTCAAAGTACAACAACATAACTGCTTTTCTTGCTCCAGGAGCG ATGGAAGTGCTGGGCGACAAGCTGCTGAAAGAGCTTCCTGATGGCGCGCTTGTCATCTCTTGTCGCTTCCATTTCCCCTACTGGCCTCACCAGTCCACTGTCGGCTCCGGTCTGGACCAGACGTGGGCCTACGACATTACAGCTGTGCGCAAGGCAGGACTGAGGGAAGTATCTAATGTTGTGGAGGATAGATAA
- the si:dkey-190g11.3 gene encoding ATP synthase subunit C lysine N-methyltransferase isoform X3, which translates to MEDSIEVILQDYGNVFPTSRPHLVLSACTGTLLTGLYGVWSLFTMPGFRKVPSGLKVFAASSAGFKCTGFEINSILLAYARTKARWTGVPSSQANFVKKDFWKTDLSKYNNITAFLAPGAMEVLGDKLLKELPDGALVISCRFHFPYWPHQSTVGSGLDQTWAYDITAVRKAGLREVSNVVEDR; encoded by the exons ATGGAGGACTCCATCGAAGTGATCCTTCAGGACTACGGGAACGTCTTCCCCACAAGCAGACCTCACCTGGTGCTGTCAGCCTGCACAGGCACGCTACTCACGGGACTCTACGGAGTCTGGAGCCTCTTCACCATGCCCGGTTTCCGCAAAGTCCCATCAGGCTTGAAG GTGTTTGCCGCCTCATCTGCTGGCTTCAAGTGCACCGGGTTCGAGATCAACTCCATACTGCTAGCATATGCCCGGACAAAGGCCCGATGGACAGGAGTTCCTTCAAGCCAGGCAAATTTTGTTAAAAAAGATTTTTGGAAG actGATCTCTCAAAGTACAACAACATAACTGCTTTTCTTGCTCCAGGAGCG ATGGAAGTGCTGGGCGACAAGCTGCTGAAAGAGCTTCCTGATGGCGCGCTTGTCATCTCTTGTCGCTTCCATTTCCCCTACTGGCCTCACCAGTCCACTGTCGGCTCCGGTCTGGACCAGACGTGGGCCTACGACATTACAGCTGTGCGCAAGGCAGGACTGAGGGAAGTATCTAATGTTGTGGAGGATAGATAA
- the si:dkey-190g11.3 gene encoding ATP synthase subunit C lysine N-methyltransferase isoform X2, giving the protein MLQFNTSSCSAFDHARYVNTTPLCQDSVYIIIKCITETCVCVCTVFQVPYLPSNRDQTRNVMKLLEGRTGCLADLGSGDGRLVFAASSAGFKCTGFEINSILLAYARTKARWTGVPSSQANFVKKDFWKTDLSKYNNITAFLAPGAMEVLGDKLLKELPDGALVISCRFHFPYWPHQSTVGSGLDQTWAYDITAVRKAGLREVSNVVEDR; this is encoded by the exons ATGTTGCAGTTTAACACATCATCCTGCTCTGCATTTGATCATGCCAGATATGTGAATACCACACCTTTGTGCCAGGACTCAGTGTACATTATAATCAAGTGCATAACagaaacatgtgtgtgtgtatgtactgtgtTCCAGGTTCCCTATTTGCCCTCCAATAGAGATCAGACACGGAACGTTATGAAGCTCCTTGAGGGTCGGACAGGTTGCTTAGCAGATCTGGGATCAGGAGATGGAAGGCTG GTGTTTGCCGCCTCATCTGCTGGCTTCAAGTGCACCGGGTTCGAGATCAACTCCATACTGCTAGCATATGCCCGGACAAAGGCCCGATGGACAGGAGTTCCTTCAAGCCAGGCAAATTTTGTTAAAAAAGATTTTTGGAAG actGATCTCTCAAAGTACAACAACATAACTGCTTTTCTTGCTCCAGGAGCG ATGGAAGTGCTGGGCGACAAGCTGCTGAAAGAGCTTCCTGATGGCGCGCTTGTCATCTCTTGTCGCTTCCATTTCCCCTACTGGCCTCACCAGTCCACTGTCGGCTCCGGTCTGGACCAGACGTGGGCCTACGACATTACAGCTGTGCGCAAGGCAGGACTGAGGGAAGTATCTAATGTTGTGGAGGATAGATAA
- the plk2b gene encoding serine/threonine-protein kinase PLK2b — MEVQRTTGLQQTKSGTMCESTPRSCEPRRKRTDERGAPSEMSRIITDPATGKCYCRGKVLGKGGFAKCYEMTDLSTSKVYAAKIIPHARVSKPHQREKIDREIELHRALHHKHIVHFYHHFEDKENIYILLEYCSRKSLAHILKARKVLTEPEVRYYLRQIVSGLKYLHEQEILHRDLKLGNFFVSESMELKVGDFGLAAKLEPEGNRRKTICGTPNYLSPEVLNKQGHGCESDIWALGCVMYTMLLGRPPFETTNLKETYRCIREARYSLPSSLSPQAKQLIAGLLAKIPDERPNLDHILRHDFFTQGFSPERLSASCCHSAPDFHVSSPAKSFFKKAAAALFGGRRDKVKYYETLNKLTKEEEEIYKLQHDLERTVISQQQSKKMAENGSLLPPSAQTPVTLATESRYTTTTTTTPDTIRLIVRGSLGSCSSSSECLEYNTTGSVADTVAGVLRRCMESMPKADSIPQSANISGLQWVTKWVDYSNKYGFGYQLSDHTVGVLFNNGTHMSLLPDRKTIHYYAELGQCSVFPTCEVPEHFVGQVTVLKYFSHYMEENLMDGGDLGTMTDDAHMPRLHLLQWLKSDRALMMLFNDGTFQVNFYHDHTKIILCSQKDEYMLTYINEERVSKTFKVSSLLASGCPADLSERVLYSLNMLLQRGS; from the exons atggAAGTACAGAGGACTACCGGGCTCCAGCAAACAAAGAGCGGCACCATGTGCGAGTCGACGCCGAGGTCCTGCGAGCCTCGGCGGAAGAGAACCGATGAGCGCGGTGCGCCCTCGGAGATGTCCCGGATCATCACTGATCCAGCCACCGGCAAGTGCTACTGCCGGGGGAAAGTCCTGGGAAAG GGAGGCTTTGCCAAATGCTATGAGATGACTGACCTCTCCACCAGCAAAGTTTACGCAGCTAAAATCATCCCGCACGCCCGCGTCTCCAAACCCCACCAACGGGAGAAG aTTGACCGAGAAATCGAGCTACACAGAGCTCTGCATCACAAACACATAGTGCACTTTTATCACCATTTTGAGGACAAGGAGAATATCTACATCCTGTTGGAATACTGCAGCAGAAAA TCCTTAGCACACATCTTGAAGGCTCGAAAGGTGCTCACTGAACCTGAGGTCCGCTACTACCTAAGACAGATCGTCTCAGGACTGAAGTACCTGCACGAACAAGAGATCCTGCACAGAGACCTAAAACTTG GTAATTTTTTTGTAAGCGAGTCAATGGAGCTGAAGGTCGGCGACTTTGGTTTGGCAGCCAAGTTGGAGCCGGAAGGGAACAGGAGGAAGACGATCTGCGGGACTCCCAACTATCTTTCCCCCGAGGTGTTGAACAAGCAGGGTCATGGATGTGAATCAGACATCTGGGCTCTCGGCTGTGTAAT GTACACTATGCTTTTGGGGAGACCCCCGTTCGAAACCACCAACCTGAAGGAGACGTATAGGTGCATCCGGGAAGCTCGTTACTCGCTGCCCTCCTCGCTCTCACCGCAGGCCAAGCAGTTAATCGCCGGCCTGCTCGCCAAGATCCCAGATGAAAGACCCAACCTGGACCACATCTTGAGACACGACTTCTTCACGCAG GGCTTCAGTCCAGAGCGTTTGTCAGCGAGCTGTTGCCACTCAGCGCCCGATTTCCACGTCTCGAGTCCCGCTAAGAGCTTCTTCAAGAAAGCAGCAGCGGCACTCTTCGGAGGAAGGCGGGATAAAGTCAAATACTACGAGACTCTGA ATAAGTTAACCAAAGAGGAGGAGGAGATCTACAAACTGCAGCACGACCTGGAGAGAACTGTCATCAGCCAGCAGCAGAGCAAAAAGATGGCAGAG AATGGAAGTCTACTTCCGCCATCTGCCCAAACCCCTGTTACCCTGGCAACAGAGAGCCGGTACACTACGACTACGACGACGACGCCAGATACCATCCGCCTGATCGTCAGGGGGAGTCTAGGGAGCTGCAGCAGCAGTAGCGAGT GTTTGGAATACAACACCACAGGGAGCGTTGCCGACACTGTTGCCGGCGTATTGAGGAGATGCATGGAGAGCATGCCTAAAG CCGACAGCATTCCGCAGAGCGCAAACATCTCCGGCCTCCAGTGGGTGACCAAGTGGGTGGACTACTCCAACAAGTACGGCTTTGGATACCAGTTGTCTGATCACACCGTGGGCGTTCTCTTCAACAATGGCACTCACATGAGCCTCCTGCCAGACAGAAA GACCATCCACTATTATGCAGAGCTAGGCCAGTGCTCTGTCTTCCCCACCTGCGAGGTTCCGGAACACTTTGTGGGCCAAGTGACCGTGCTCAAGTACTTCTCGCACTACATGGAGGAGAACCTCATGGAT GGCGGGGACCTAGGCACCATGACGGATGATGCACACATGCCCAGACTCCATTTGCTGCAGTGGCTCAAGTCGGACCGCGCCCTCATGATGCTCTTTAACGACGGCACTTTCCAG GTCAACTTTTATCACGACCACACCAAGATCATTCTGTGCTCCCAGAAGGACGAGTACATGCTGACCTACATCAACGAGGAGCGCGTGTCCAAAACCTTCAAGGTCAGCTCCTTGCTGGCGTCCGGCTGCCCTGCGGACCTGAGCGAGCGCGTGCTTTACTCCCTCAACATGCTGCTGCAGCGCGGCAGCTAA